Proteins from one Sabethes cyaneus chromosome 2, idSabCyanKW18_F2, whole genome shotgun sequence genomic window:
- the LOC128737842 gene encoding uncharacterized protein LOC128737842, whose product MSSQLLNCLIVITICSTLVVCDKYVNKFNDIYGCKQTNAVNGYTHAIEFIPTENFQNTGHGQNSTLFRIGILGPSYAVIRFSKIAMPYNKDTVHEIAFGTSYNQYTEVRRQIRNNAKHYKNQVLATISTPKILSELEPFVITVEFLPGGSVQLTRLNETVPFLVFSDPKAEISYNYIGFSSHLVKVIFFFDCPMMNFHLWTDTLKL is encoded by the exons ATGTCCTCTCAGCTTTTGAATTGTTTAATAGTAATAACCATATGTTCAACGTTAGTTGTATGTGACAAATACGTTAACAAATTCAACGACATATATGGCTGCAAGCAGACGAATGCCGTAAATGGTTACACCCATGCAATAGAATTTATTCCTACGGAAAACTTTCAAAACACTGGCCATGGTCAAAATTCCACCCTGTTTCGTATTGGAATTCTCGGTCCAAGTTACGCAGTAATCCGTTTTTCGAAAATCGCCATGCCCTACAATAAAGACACTGTACACGAAATAG CGTTTGGAACGAGCTATAACCAGTACACAGAAGTACGACGCCAGATTCGAAACAACGCTAAGCACTACAAGAATCAAGTGCTAGCAACAATTTCGACCCCGAAGATTCTCTCCGAATTGGAACCATTTGTGATTACGGTTGAATTCCTCCCGGGAGGATCAGTGCAGCTTACGAGACTCAATGAAACGGTCCCATTTTTAGTGTTTTCGGATCCAAAAGCTGAGATTTCTTACAACTACATAGGATTCTCGAGCCATTTAGTCAAAGTGATATTTTTCTTCGACTGTCCGATGATGAATTTCCACTTGTGGACCGACACGTTAAAATTATGA